One Hypomesus transpacificus isolate Combined female chromosome 21, fHypTra1, whole genome shotgun sequence genomic region harbors:
- the cd7al gene encoding cd7 antigen-like isoform X1, producing MSFFLAMKPTQMVKCNGGQEGSKGRKGGHTTAVRTKGWKTGLSGRNPDAWSPINSRKVYFNMCGEVQVLNKNKGDSAVLPCVHKNNGEKVVGLGLYRKWLQPGKVMYLSNDNKPYFPNNEQRIDVEGTPESGQVIVSFAQLRGQDSDIYYCVFTLEGILYRNATSETEYFLHVSDKHLDVAGPPDVGLIKACAGGSATLPCLTPGGGTGPMEGVSLKRRRQGQNEAEVLFHSKRPLDVRTSSSPFPAERLHLGTVPSGLAYNLTLLHLKPEDSALYSCELLLPDKPHHSTTLGMQAYFVSVQDGNCQCSSYTTLLYTTFAAVGLLLLIVLLVLLMVYRGKARQRVKAQPQIDIYEEMVGVRPPNSKMGPYHLEETDASLYSNGGVKMENHYE from the exons atgtctttctttttggcaATGAAGCCAACTCAAATGGTAAAATGCaacggtgggcaggaagggtcaaaagggcgaaaaggaggacacacgacagcggtccggacaaagggctggaaaaccggactgtccggaCGAAATCCGGACGCCTGGTCACCTATTAACTCCCGCAAGGTATACTTTAACA TGTGTGGTGAAGTCCAGGTCCTGAACAAGAACAAGGGTGATTCTGCCGTCCTTCCATGCGTGCACAAGAACAACGGCGAGAAAGTCGTTGGCCTCGGCCTCTACCGCAAGTGGCTCCAGCCCGGCAAAGTGATGTATCTGTCAAACGACAACAAGCCCTACTTCCCCAATAATGAGCAGCGCATCGATGTGGAGGGAACACCTGAAAGTGGGCAGGTGATTGTCTCCTTCGCCCAGCTCCGGGGCCAAGACTCGGACATCTACTACTGCGTGTTCACACTCGAAGGCATCTTGTACAGGAACGCCACCAGCGAGACGGAGTACTTCCTCCACGTTTCGGACAAGCATCTCG ATGTCGCAGGCCCTCCGGACGTGGGGCTAATAAAGGCGTGCGCGGGGGGCTCGGCCACgctcccctgcctcaccccggGTGGAGGGACGGGGCCCATGGAGGGGGTGAGTCTGAAGAGGCGACGGCAGGGCCAAAACGAGGCGGAGGTGCTGTTCCACTCCAAGCGGCCCCTGGACGTCCGCACTTCCTCCTCGCCGTTCCCCGCGGAGAGGCTCCACCTGGGCACGGTGCCCAGCGGGCTGGCCTACAACCTCACCCTGCTCCACCTGAAGCCCGAAGACAGCGCTCTGTACAGCTGCGAGCTGCTGCTTCCAGACAAGCCCCACCACAGCACCACGCTAGGGATGCAGGCCTACTTTGTGTCGGTGCAAG ATGGTAACTGCCAGTGTTCAAGCTACACCACCCTGCTGTACACCACCTTTGCAGCCGTTGGCCTGTTACTCCTCATCGTCCTGTTGGTCTTGTTGATGGTCTATCGA GGGAAGGCTCGCCAGCGCGTCAAAGCTCAGCCCCAGATTGACATCTATGAGGAAATGGTTGGGGTGCGGCCACCCAACAGTAAAATGGGCCCTTACCACCTGGAGGAAACGGATGCTTCGCTGTACAGCAACGGTGGTGTGAAGATGGAGAACCACTACGAGTGA
- the cd7al gene encoding cd7 antigen-like isoform X2, which yields MWAMAGTLILNMFAVLVCGEVQVLNKNKGDSAVLPCVHKNNGEKVVGLGLYRKWLQPGKVMYLSNDNKPYFPNNEQRIDVEGTPESGQVIVSFAQLRGQDSDIYYCVFTLEGILYRNATSETEYFLHVSDKHLDVAGPPDVGLIKACAGGSATLPCLTPGGGTGPMEGVSLKRRRQGQNEAEVLFHSKRPLDVRTSSSPFPAERLHLGTVPSGLAYNLTLLHLKPEDSALYSCELLLPDKPHHSTTLGMQAYFVSVQDGNCQCSSYTTLLYTTFAAVGLLLLIVLLVLLMVYRGKARQRVKAQPQIDIYEEMVGVRPPNSKMGPYHLEETDASLYSNGGVKMENHYE from the exons ATGTGGGCGATGGCTGGCACGCTGATCCTCAATATGTTTGCTGTGCTGG TGTGTGGTGAAGTCCAGGTCCTGAACAAGAACAAGGGTGATTCTGCCGTCCTTCCATGCGTGCACAAGAACAACGGCGAGAAAGTCGTTGGCCTCGGCCTCTACCGCAAGTGGCTCCAGCCCGGCAAAGTGATGTATCTGTCAAACGACAACAAGCCCTACTTCCCCAATAATGAGCAGCGCATCGATGTGGAGGGAACACCTGAAAGTGGGCAGGTGATTGTCTCCTTCGCCCAGCTCCGGGGCCAAGACTCGGACATCTACTACTGCGTGTTCACACTCGAAGGCATCTTGTACAGGAACGCCACCAGCGAGACGGAGTACTTCCTCCACGTTTCGGACAAGCATCTCG ATGTCGCAGGCCCTCCGGACGTGGGGCTAATAAAGGCGTGCGCGGGGGGCTCGGCCACgctcccctgcctcaccccggGTGGAGGGACGGGGCCCATGGAGGGGGTGAGTCTGAAGAGGCGACGGCAGGGCCAAAACGAGGCGGAGGTGCTGTTCCACTCCAAGCGGCCCCTGGACGTCCGCACTTCCTCCTCGCCGTTCCCCGCGGAGAGGCTCCACCTGGGCACGGTGCCCAGCGGGCTGGCCTACAACCTCACCCTGCTCCACCTGAAGCCCGAAGACAGCGCTCTGTACAGCTGCGAGCTGCTGCTTCCAGACAAGCCCCACCACAGCACCACGCTAGGGATGCAGGCCTACTTTGTGTCGGTGCAAG ATGGTAACTGCCAGTGTTCAAGCTACACCACCCTGCTGTACACCACCTTTGCAGCCGTTGGCCTGTTACTCCTCATCGTCCTGTTGGTCTTGTTGATGGTCTATCGA GGGAAGGCTCGCCAGCGCGTCAAAGCTCAGCCCCAGATTGACATCTATGAGGAAATGGTTGGGGTGCGGCCACCCAACAGTAAAATGGGCCCTTACCACCTGGAGGAAACGGATGCTTCGCTGTACAGCAACGGTGGTGTGAAGATGGAGAACCACTACGAGTGA